Sequence from the Polypterus senegalus isolate Bchr_013 chromosome 3, ASM1683550v1, whole genome shotgun sequence genome:
CAGTGCTGCACATTTGAGGAAACACTTCATAATAAACCAGTTAAAGTAGTTTGACTTTTTATAATCCAAAAAAAACCTGTTACAGAGCTTTCCTCTCAAACTAACTAGATAAGAGAACTTCACAGCATTTGAATAATCACATCCTTTACTTTAAAAGAGCAGTAGTGCCATAGTCCCTCATTATTCTCTCTGTGTTATTTTTTGCAGATTCTATGAGGACCATCACTCAATCAGGTATGTGTAAAATGTATATGttaaaaagcaaaaccaaaattagACAGTTTAATAAATTTTACTTTAGCAACATCTATAAGGGCCCATGATTAGCACCAGAGCAGAACACTTCTAAATCACTTGAAATGTTACCTGTGATCATTTTTGATGATATACACCGaatgaaaatttaaaaccagACACCATCTTGAAGATAGGGAGGAGTGTCTAAAATCTGTGTCATCATTGCTGAACTGGTCTAAGAATATCATGTTTATTGTGTTAGGTGGTGGTGGGGTGGAGGGGGTCAACATAGGATTTTCATTGAATAGTTAAGCGGGGTTAAATACAGGTCTGTGAGACAATGGCCTGCAATAGGTAAGCAAAcctgttaaagtctcaacagcaggTGCTAAGACCAGAGATCTGGAATTGTAGGGCGACTCTTAAGGGCCGTGAGGTCACTGTCGCTTCTATAACTCTCATCCCTTAGCTTGGGAAAGAGAGACAGATAACCAGAGGGTCCCTCCAGGCCCAGATCTAGACATTAGAGAACTTCAGGCATCTACAATACCACTAATGTTGAACTCTATCCATCACAtagcaaataattatttttatttctattttctagAAATGAATTCAATGAAAAGTTTAACAGGTAAGTTTCAAGTTATCTGCCTGATGTTACTTTGAGCTTTATTATCTGTACTGATGTCTTAGGCATCTAGTGTGTCAGACTAAATGGGCAATCAACAGTAATGTGTGACCATTTCTAACCCTGTCTTTTAATCTCGTTCATTTACCAAGTGACACCAGCAGTCTCAAATTGCAGTTTCTAGGTTGTCAGTCAACTTACAAAAGTTGAAGTAGGTCATGAAGCCATAAAGGTTGAGGAGTACTGTCCTAAATGACTTATAAAGTGGTTATTGTAGTTCCAAAGATGATAAAGCAAAACTACGTTAGATATAATATATCAAAAGTCTTTCACTGATTTGTTCGTGAGAGTCTGCTCATCACTACTTTTTAACAAAGGTAATATTACATAAGGAAAGTGCTACATGATCACTATGCCATCTTTATCAATCCAtttgaacctttttttatttcagtcactGTGAAATAACACATGTGCCCATCTACAAAGGGTCAAATTATTAAGAATGCACCACTTAacaattgtatatttttaatctgTTAGTTGCAGTAGCAtacaaaagtattcagtccccatgaaagtcatcataattttcagCATGACACtaacttcttctttcttcttccgtaAAAATATCtccagaaaatggtttatttagaCTTTGGAAATGCATTATTACAGCATCAGAATTCACATGAAAAttactgaatggatgaatatgtTTACacatcttttgtcatgcagaaaattatgaagactttcaagggaattgaatacttttgcaaaccACTCTACTTTGCATTGATTATGGCGATGGCTGAGAAAAACTTGTAATTGTATGTATTCATGGAGACAAGTGGCTACAACTTTCCTGATGCAGTGGACTTCAATGGAGACCCAGTTTTAACATCAGAAAACGATATCAAAGCATCAATAAAAAAATCTCAGTTCATTTGTGCCAGATAATCtaaatatcaacaacaacaacaacaacaatatttatttatttaacacattttcatacaaatgatgtagctcaaagtactttacaggatgaagagagaaaaaagacaaaatttaaaaataaagttaggCAATACTAACTGAATAGAATagaagtaaggtctgatggccagggaggaaggacaggaaaaacaaaatctgcaggggttctgaggccacgagacccccCAGCCCCCAcaaggcattctatctaacattaatgatctcaatcagtcctcatggctttcaggcttcacatagaagaattagacgatgatggtcatgtggacctctggccttagTCCAttaatgtaaggacatcacggtgctttgatcgggtggtgcagatcgccaccacagaaaaccagcaaaagaacagcagagaaagtaggggttagtatggattttggagccaccatgaatgataatgataattaaatgcatatacagaatatcagggttaaactaaaatgaagctatgagaaagccatgttcaaATAATGGGTTTCTAGCAGTATTAGTAATCCAATTGTATGCTCACAGTAcaccaaacacatgtattttggttaaaatatagttaaataaacAACTTCTATGAAATGCTCCCATGAACAACAGATTGAATTGAAAATGCAAatctataaaaatataacaatttcaccCCTTCTTTAGACAGTTGTAGGTAAATGTGGATAAATGACTAATGTTAAAGAACAAAGCAATTCTGTCAGATtttcttaatccagttcattGTTATGGGTTAACCACTCCTGGATGGGatggcagtccatcacaaggcccactATTTCACATATCTACATAGGACCAATTGAAACCACCAATTAACATATTTGAAATGTGGAGAAAAAATGGAGTACCTGATTGAAAACCCCACAAACACAAGACAAATACACGCCTGGTTTCTGAGGAAACATTGCTAACCAGTGTGTTATCCAAATCAAGCAAGCATTTGTTTAGTACAGAAGGTCACATTTTCAAGTAgtaaaagaacaaataaagaagaattagaaattgctgcttagtaaatatTAGGCTTGTCAGCAGAGGAGCAAAATTTGTCTGtttaacttcatccatccatccattaacccgctatatcctaactacagggtcaccggggtctgctggagccaatcccagccaacacagggcgcaaggcaggaaacttgtaaacttgttaagcatgtCGGCCTTCTGTCATCTCGATAAAAATCTTCTGAACAATTTATAGATTtgtggcttatttttttttttctgcagtgtaAGATTTGATAAGAAAAGTCTTGCGTAACTAAAATAATAATCCATATTTacaattacacctcaagaattaggaATTAATAGCtggtaaaaagaaaacaactaacTTTTATGGCTTATCCAAAGCCAGATCATTAGGGCAGCAATCCTGGCAGTGAGGCCCATGCTTCTCTTTTCCCCAGCCACGTTTGTcagctcatactgtgggatcccaaggtgttccaaGGCCATCtaggagatataatcctcccattGAACCCTAGAtcttccccagggtctcctcgTAGCTGGTAGTGcctgtaaaacctccacagggaggcacCCATaacagatgcctgaaccacctcaattggctcctctcaatGCTGGAGGTCAGTGGCTCTACTCCAAGCCTCTCCCGGATGTCTGCTCTCtctcacttatatatatatatacattattaaaCTTTGTTTCAGTTAAGTATGTTACAGAagaagttaaataatatgccaaagttgtaattatttattttcttttatgctgcatgtattatgaatacattttctgtatgatttattagttttaaaaagacatattttaaggtacttctatttattttagtattttatggccATGAGCAATAAGCCTACAAAATTGAATGTGGTCACATGTGGTctacagtttaattataaaactaCTAAGGTTAACActttacagacagacagaacttaatttttctccagggtgaaatttgactttttgcagaaatttgatagatagatagatagatagatatgtatacactatggtctgaacacacacaggaATAACTCAAAGTCACACTGAGGCACTATATGGAGATATTGATATTGACATAATGGTCCTCTCCCCCAGTAgagttttttgacacacttctgccaagtaatttgttggctaaaatcctcaatgttggtgtgtcagagggaagatgtgcagcatttttcataatggcacttttttattttttttattctctctcttTGCTTCGAACTTCAGGAGGACCATAGTTCATTCCATAACTAAACTTGCCCTTTTAagtagcttgttgatttggtgggccctCTTGTgagtgatattaccagcccagcacaccacagtgtagaaaatcacactgatcATCACAGAGTCATAGAAGATATGAAGAatatcactacccacattaaaggaatgctaaAGCCTGCTCTGgattttcttggttttgctgatgttaagttgcagacagtactgtctgcaccaagaaacaaagttctccacctgactccttgAATCTGTCTTATCCCCCTTAtcgatacaccccataagtgcagaatcgtctgagaatttcagcaaatcacatgacctggtgttatatttatagtcagaggtgtacagagtgaagagaaaagctgaccggactgttccttgtggtgctccagtgttgcttacatcAGAATCAGAAActcagtccttgagtctcacaaagtgTGGTGTGCCCAAcaaatagtccattatccagaatgccataggctcatccacctgtataTCTCTTAGTTTACCCCTTAACTGGGATGGCTGGATGGCACTGAAGGCACTTGAGAAATCAAATAACATCAAATCCTCACAGTATTGACAGCTTTgaccaggtgagaataagccttgtggagcaggcagacaattgcatcctccactccaatctttgtccagtaggttcaggtggtctaccacaagaggtcTCATATAATCCAGGACCAGtatctcaaaggtcttcatgatgtgagatgcaaGTGCCAATGGTCTGtcgtcattaggtgaagaggtgcctgccttctttaaAACATTAACTATGCAGGATGTATTCCACAGTAGTGGCATTTTCTGGAGATTTAGGAACatactgaacaggtgacagaggacaccacaaagttggtctgCACAAgcctcaaggactgactccatctagtCCTGTAATtgttcctgtgtgtagcttcctgagttgtctccttactttgtcttcagttatggacaatcGACACTGATGGGCAGAGGTGGATTTGTCACTGGCTATTCCAGTATCAGTAGGAGTTGGTAGTAGTTTTTGATGGTACGGTTTAATATACAATGGAAGGTCTCTATGCATCTACTTATGAGAAGcctattgtaaaaagttttttaaaagagtaaagaaaaaaattggaatggattaattataGTGACATGAAATTGGTGATCAGTATCAGCACTAAAAAAACTGACAAGGGAATCCCCAAATATTACTAGAAAATTAGACAGGGCTTATAATTATAGCAGGGTATCATGTGTACATTATGATAGCCTCTTTCATGTTTTACTTGAAAAACCTCCAAATTAGTATGGAAACAGAAACAAGCAACAAATTGGAATGAAGACTTGAAGTGAAGTGTGCAACAtgcttataaatgaaaaaatgattgtGGTcctaaaattaaaccttttttttttctcagctactCTTACATTAGACACTGACACTGCTCACcctgaactgaagatttcaactGATGGAAGAGGAGTGAAAGAATATAACAGACAAGAGGATATCCTTGACAATCCAGAAAGATTTGATTATTGGGCTTGTGTTGTGACAAAAGAGTGCTTTGTGTCAGGAAGGCACTACTGGGAAATTGATGTTGCTAAAAACATTTATTGGGTTATAGGCGTGTGCCGCGACTCTGCACGAAGAAAAGGGGACTTTGTGTTATCCTCCCAATATGGCTACTGGACTCTGTCTTGGCAAAGTGAGGAGTTTTCTGCTCTTACTGATCATGCCAGTCCCATGCATTTGCAAAAAGAACTGAAGCCACAGAAACTCGGAGTGTATCTTGATCATGACAAAAAGCAGCTCTCCTTTTACAACGTAGATACCCAGTCTCATATTTACACTTATTCTGACATGAGGtaccacaaaaatgaaaaagtttttccattttttcgaACACGGGATCGACTTACAGATCTGATTATTCTGGAAGAAAAATGAGAGTAATCCGTCATATGAACTGTCTCTAAATATGGTATTTTACTATGTAATAAAAGAGATATTACCTTCCAAAAGTATTATTCACTTTTATAAAAAGAACAAACGAAGTAAAAAACTAACACCAGAGTTACTAACTacaggttggggagtatgcactggtacagtgtgttggcgcacccaccacacaacaaaacagcttgggatcccagttggcaaccccccaggcagacacacggatccagtcccaccctcctgaaatgaccctctatctgctgcagccaggtgttacgtgggtgtccctttggcctggtccagccactcgggtccccaacaatgaggatcttacgagccagatcactctcggggaatcgcgccacatggcagtaacgtcgtaactgacactccctcacaatgcaggtaatgtgcttcgttcgggactccatgacacaaagtcaaaccaatgctacccaaggattctccaaagagacacagttcCAAAGGAGTTcattcttcatctcaggtcactggataacgtctaTGTCTCGCAAAcatgtagcaaaacaggaagtaccaggactctaaagacttggaccttcgtccttttgcagagatattgggagtgccacacacccttttccagcaacctcatgacccccccatgctttcccaatccgtctacagacttcataggaagagtcaccagagacatgaatgtcactgccaaggtaagtaaccCTCTCgaaaaggtcgacactctctccacagacagacacactgctgatggccgtgcccaagaggtcattagaggcctggatcttggtttttatcaggacactcgcaagcccagacactcagacccctcactcagtctcttgagcgccacAATCAGAGTACTGCGTGGGCTGCCTGTGCACGTCCAGGGATAGGTGAAGCCAGCAGCATGTCCATTTCTGCAGCAGCGGTTAaatggagagtgttagtgtgtcggTAAGGAGAATGCCATAGAAAGAGTCCCAGAAAAGGTAGTTAGATATACTTACcacagagagagagtgtgtgtgtgcacatgcgtccatgtgtgtgtgttgaaGTTCATCTAGTGTGTATACAAGAGCGTGAGTGTGCAAGCATTTATGCATAGGGTTGAGTGCATGGCGTAGCCAGTGTAACTGCACGCTGCCCAATTTGTGGGAATGGGTCAagtgttgcctgggattgcttGTACCAAAGTCAAGGTCATATAAAAAGGGAGCTAGGAAGACTAAAGGTTGTCTTTTGCTGATCAGCGTGAGAAGAGCGAAGGGAGTACAGCATCCGGGGTGTCAAGTGCCAGAGTTTATGGGTGGGTCTGAAAATGGGTGAGCCAGCCGCTTGCTAGGTTTGTAAATAGTGTTTGTTCTGAAGAATCCTTTTCCTTATCCTGCTTTtttacagaagaagaagaaggagaagttcattttgcttttgtcattgtcttttctttcagtttctgttattgctaaaGGACTGAGTTTTATAAGAGATTGCATAACGTTTCATTTGGCTCTCGATTTTGATTTTTGGGCATTTGTTTTCAAATACCAAAGACTCACACTTTTTACAGTTTCTTTCTGTCTGCATTGTGATTCTCTACACCACTGATACATTAGGCtcatgaactacaagatgcccaggtAAGGTCGAGCAGGGGTTCAAGAGGTACGGAGTATCACAAAAAGATGCAGCTTAGTTTGAATGATAATTCTAAATTATTACTGTATGAATGAATATTGATGTGTGCAGGTTTGTGCTTTATGTTCCAGCCATTGATTGTTTCTGGCCAGCATGTGAaagcctaaggccaggtttatacttcacgcgacaaaACAAATGCTCCAGCGGCCACTACTGCTATGCAAGCTTTTCACTGTTCGTACTTGCACAAgaactttacgtaaatctggaagattccaccaggtggcagtgcgagatattgtcacagtgagaaaacgttcgacttcactgtgttgtgaattgccagaAACACcaattaaattccgatgacaccttgccacaatatctcttgtcacaagaacgagacatggacagataaagagttggggcagccacccgtatattgtggtatcctggctgcaaagtcgttttcgtgtagaaatacagagcactgaagtgcatacaaccgagtccaaaacaagactgaggaaacaaaggaaagggggcaggttttaaagggggagacaggaagtgaggtcgtatggatctggcacgtggtcttccaccattggctcagagcggaggtgacatcagagggactggagctggtgtggccgagttccattggctcagtcccggaagtgatgtcaggagatccaggtgaaatccccgggatggtctacaggcaaggagaaaagagtcagtgcactctgccacacccggcatgcctccgaactgccttcactcaagccctttagctgcctcccatgcgcgcgtgtgtgacaaggccccccccttagcccagacccgacgggtcggcgacctaaccgagaggtcgtgaacccgagaaagggcatcagcgttggcgtggagcgcccggcgatgagCAAAACttgtgcggctgcaggtcaagaaaccaccgggtgaccagcggattcgactccttgtggagggccatccactgtagggtgcatggtccgtgacaagggtgaattcccggcccaacaggtagtacctcagctgagtaatcgcccatttaatcgccagagcctccctctccaccgcagcatacctggtctcccggtccaacagtttccggctcaggaacatgatggggtgctccacaccatcgacgctttggctcagcacggcgcccaggcctgtgtccgaagcgtccgtctggaggatgaaaggcaaagaaaagttaggtgccatcaaaacaggtgtgggcgtaagggcctgctttaagtcaccaaatgcagcgcctgtttttcagtccataccacaatgttcgggccctcttctttgttaaatcagtcaaggcgccgctctctccaaaaccgggtacaaaccgggcggtagtacccgctaaccgaaaggcttggccctgccgcttggttcgcggacggggccatttcagaatggcatcaattttggagcactgtggccttacggtaccccacccaccaggtagcctaaatatttggcctcgcttaatccaagaagcatttcctgggattaatccgagcccgcctcaccaagtgtccgtaataccgcttggacatgctgtaggtgttccttccatgtgctggaatagatgaccacgtcatccaggtaggcagcactgtacgagttatgaggcgaagcactttgtccaccaggcgctgaaaggttgctggagcccgtgtaacccaaatggaaggacacgatactgccagtgtccgctaggggtactaaacgcgttttaccttggagtccgttaaaggaacctgccagtaccctttcgtcatgtcaagtgtggtcaggtattgagcctgtccaagcctctcgaggaggtcgccccgcgtggcattggataagcatcaaattgggagacttgattaagccggcggaagtcattgcagaacctccaacttccgtcaggcttaccgacgagcacaatggggctggaccagggactataactttcctcaatcacacctagctccagcatgcgcttgatctcaagctccacttcagcctttttgcctcgggaaggcgatcaggcgttctcggacaacaaccccggctctgtcacatgttgtgctcaatcagagaggtccttccgggttctcactgactacctcccgaacggtccggataactgtttccagctcctgccgctgtctgggacttaagtccgtgcgaagttaaggtcgtgtgtgagcgaagagtgagcgggctggcggaggagggatcggggtccctgtccttccacggtttcagcaggttcacatgataaacccgctcctttggcgacgattgggttgactcaccaaatagtcgaccagtcccttcctctccttaaccgtaggggccctgccagtgggcaagcaatttagagtgggaggtaggcactaggaccatgacccgatctccggcggAACTCCaagaggcgtgcagcggttgtagtaccggcctgtgctgcttgagcctcctccatgtgacttttaaggacaggcgaatctttccaaatctatcgcagtaactgcgcgatatactccagtatgtttgtggagggaagagcctcttcttcccagccttctttcaaaatatctaatatgcccgaggttgtcgcccgtacagtagttcaaaggggagaacccgtggaggcttg
This genomic interval carries:
- the LOC120526274 gene encoding E3 ubiquitin-protein ligase TRIM39-like; amino-acid sequence: MRTITQSEMNSMKSLTATLTLDTDTAHPELKISTDGRGVKEYNRQEDILDNPERFDYWACVVTKECFVSGRHYWEIDVAKNIYWVIGVCRDSARRKGDFVLSSQYGYWTLSWQSEEFSALTDHASPMHLQKELKPQKLGVYLDHDKKQLSFYNVDTQSHIYTYSDMRYHKNEKVFPFFRTRDRLTDLIILEEK